The uncultured Bacteroides sp. genome includes the window GAAGATAATTAATTTTGGCGAAACGAATTCAATATTAAACCAGTATGTAGCAGAAATTAGAAGCGTTGAGGTGCAAAAAGATCGCCTGCGTTTTCGCCGTAATATTGAACGAATTGGTGAAGTGATGGCTTATGAAATAAGCAAATCGTTTGCCTATTCTGTGAAAGAGGTTAAGACTCCTTTGGGCATTGCCCCCGTTAGTACTCCCGATAATAAACTGGTTATCAGTACCATCCTTCGTGCAGGTCTTCCTTTTCATCAGGGCTTTCTTAGCTATTTTGATGATGCCGAGAATGCTTTTGTTTCTGCTTATCGCAAATATAAAGATACACTAAAATTCGATATTCATATAGAATACATTGCCTCTCCCCGCATTGATGGAAAAACGCTTATCATTACCGACCCGATGCTTGCAACCGGAGGATCAATGGAATTAAGTTACCAGGCAATGCTTACTAAAGGGCATCCTGCTGAAATACATGTTGTTTCGGTAATAGCCAGCCGCCAAGCTGTAGACCATATTGCCAGCGTGTTTCCCGAAGATAAAACGACGATCTGGTGTGCAGCCATTGATCCTGAAATAAATGAACATTCGTATATTGTACCGGGCTTAGGCGATGCCGGCGATCTGGCTTACGGTGAGAAGGAATGAACGTTTTGGTTACATTATAAGTTATCGCGATAACTTATAATGTAGTGGGGCATTACATATATTGTAATTGGGCATAAGAAGTAAGGAATGCTCGTTTTTCGCATAAGAGAATAAAAATCTCCTTGTTTTTAAGCAATCCTTATAGAATACAGGCTGCTTAAAGCAAGGAGATTTATTTATTATAATCGGTTGGTTCTTATGGAGCTTTGCTGGAGAACCGGCTTATTTAACTTCCCAAATCTCACCTTTCATCAACAACTCTTCAAGAGTATGATCTTTTTTCTTTGAGCGAACCTCTTCTATTTGTGCATGAATACATTCGTCGTAGCAGGGACCTTCTACATCGCGTATAATTCCTAAGGCAACCGGAAAGTCGGGACCTTCCATTAATGCCAGTTTCAGGTGTAGAGTGTCGTCTTCACAATGGGCATCGTGCACCAGAAGGTCTTTTTCACTAATGTCATTTTCTCCCAATTTCACTACTTTCAGGCCGAAACCCTCTTGCATCAATCCGTATTCGCTGTTTTCACCGAAGATCATCGGTTGCCCTTGTTTAAGGTAGATGGCATTCTTCGCACGATCGGCTTTAGTGGCTACGGATGCTTGTGAGTGATCATTAAAGATAACGCAGTTTTGCAAAACTTCTACCACGGATGCTCCTTTGTGCTTGGCCGAAGCCACAAGAACTTCTATCGACGAGGCGCCGTCAACATCTACACAACGACCAAAGAATCGTCCGCGTGCACCAAAGGTTAACTCTACCGGGCGGAAAGGGTCTTCTATTGTTCCGTAGGGAGATGATTTTGACACAAACCCACGAGGTGAAGTAGGAGAATACTGCCCTTTAGTTAAACCGTATATGCGGTTATTAAGTAGTACGATATTGATGTTTACATTACGACGCAGTACGTGGATGAAGTGATTTCCGCCGATAGCCAGAGCATCTCCGTCACCCGATATTTGCCATACGCTCAATTCGGGGTTGGCTACCTTTACACCTGTGGCAATGGCAGCTGCACGTCCGTGTATGGTATGAAATCCGTAGGTATTCATATAATAAGGTAAGCGGGAAGAACAACCGATACCTGAAATTACTGCAATGTTATGGGGGGCAATGCCCAGTTCTGCCATTGCCTTATGAAGCGAATTGAGTAAAGCATGGTCGCCGCATCCGGGGCACCAACGTACATATTGATCGCTTTTGAAATCTTTTGATGTAAATTCTAGTTCACTCATCTTACTTTTCCTCCATAATTTTGGTGAATTCTTCTACAAGTCTTAATACATTGAAGGGCTGTCCCTTTACCCGATTAAACTGGTTAATCGTTAATCCGGGGACTTTCGAACGGAGAATAGTGGCAAATTGGCCCATGTTTTGTTCGGCTACAACTATCTTTTTATATTTTCTCAATACCTCAGCCGTGTTTTGAGGCAATGGATTGATGAACTGGAAATGCGCCAAAGCTACTTTCTTTCCCTGGCTTTGCATAATCTCCAGTGCGGAGTATAAATGTCCGAAGGTTCCACCCCAGCCTACTATCAGGAGTTCTGCATCCTCTTTGTCGCCTTGTACTTCCAGTTTAGGAATGCAAGTGGCAATATAGTCAATCTTGGCTTGGCGCGTAAGGGTCATCTTTTGATGATTATCCGAGTCGGTAGAAATAGCACTGGTGTCATAATCCTTTTCCAATCCGCCTAAACGATGTTGGAAACCTTCTGTGCCCGGGATAGCCCAATAGCGAACTAACGACTCCAGATCGCGCTTGTAAGGCTTCCAGTCTTCTTGCATTTCGGGTGTCACATAAGGTGGATTTATGGAGGGGTAATCTTTCATAGATGGTATCTTCCAAGCTGCGGAACCATTGGCTATGTATCCGTCGGTAAGGAGAATAACCGGCGTCATGTGCTCCAATGCTATTTTGGCGGCCATAAAAGCCGAATCGAAACAGTTGGTTGGCGAAGTCGCCGCAATAACTACAAGCGGGCTCTCTCCGTTGCGCCCATACATTGCTTGCATCAGGTCGGTCTGTTCACTTTTTGTAGGCATACCGGTAGAAGGACCACCGCGCTGTACATCAATAACAACCAATGGAAGTTCTGCTATAACAGCTAGGTTGATGGCTTCGCTTTTTAGGCAAAGGCCAGGGCCGGAGGTTGAAGTAACGCCCAGACAACCGGTAAAAGAAGCACCGATGGCACTGCAACAACCGGAAATTTCATCTTCGCATTGAACAGTGATAACGCCTAATTCTTTTAACTTAGATAAATTATGCAGAATATCTGTAGCCGGAGTAATAGGATATGAACCCAGAAAGAGTGGTATACCCGCCTTTTCGGCAGCGGCAACCAACCCATACGAAGTAGCCAGGTTTCCGTTTACATCCGTATAAAATCCCTTCTCTTTAGTATTTTTTGATTCTATACGATAAGTAGAGACAGATGCATGTGTGTTATGCCCGTAATTATATCCGTCAGTTAGCACTTTTATGTTTGCTTCGGCAATGGTCGGCTTCTTTGAGAATTTATTTTGAAGCATGTGCATGGCATGCTCCAGTGGCCGGTTGAATAACCAGCAGACCAGTCCCAGCGCAAACATGTTTTTGCAGCGAATGGCTTCCTTATTATCTAACCCGCTATCTTTAAGGCTCTCTTTGCACATAGATGAGATGGGTGCATCTATCACCTGATTGTGGATATTAAGTTCCTTGAAAGGGTCTTCAGTAGAGTAGAGTGCTTTCTCCAGATCTTTTTTTGTGAACGAATCTGTATCGATAATAATGATCGATTGAGGAGTGATAAATCTCACATTGGTTTTTAGTGCAGCCGGGTTCATGGCAACCAGAACGTCGCATTTATCTCCGGAAGTGAATACTTTCTTCGCACCAATATGTACTTGGAAACCGGATACTCCGCTTAAAGTTCCTTGCGGAGCACGAATTTCTGCCGGATAATCGGGAAATGTAGAGATATCATTTCCCAGAACAGCTGATAGATTGGAGAAGATGTTTCCGGCTAATTGCATTCCATCGCCGGAGTCGCCGGAGAAGCGAACAACTACCCTCTCCAAGTTTTTAACCATCATTTCGTCTGCCATAACTTTATTCATTAATTATTTTAGGGTTATTTTGCTATCTTCACCTTAAGATATTTCTTTTTGGAAGAGTTCTTAATGTTGGGCAAAGGTCGCAAAGTTATATGACTTAGCAAAATGTTTTTTAGCTAATCTGACACTTTGTATTAAATAGGCTGGTGAATCTTTCGGTTTTATCTATTGAGGTAGGCAAAACTTTCAATATTTGTTTTTCTAATTTCTATCTAAGGAAGCTAATTGATATTGAACGATACATGCATAAAAACATTCTTCCGGCTCTGCCTTGCCAAATCGGCAAAATAACTTATCTTTGCATCCAAAATACATCGGCCTTGTAGTTCAACGGATAGAATAGAAGTTTCCTAAACTTTAGATAGGGGTCCGATTCCCCTCGAGGCTACTCTTGGGATATATGCGTTATTATTAATTGATTATAAGTTTCCAAGATGTACTGACAGGTGACTCTTAAACTCATAATTGATAAATAGCATTTCCTTTTTCTTCTTAAAATAACAAACCCGCTATTTGGTTGAGGCCTGAATAGTGGGTTTGTTATTTTAAGCTGCATTGTTTTAGTGACTTGGTCTTTGAACGAGACATCCAACGTGACTTAGCGTTACTTTAGGAAAGAAGTTGTGCACCGGAAAAGATTTACTACAGGTGTTTTTAAGGGTATTGCGTAATTTTTTTATGAAAGGCCGGAATCACATAGTTAATATTAAATACCCCAAGGATATAAACTGATCTCATCTATGGCTATTTTATCAAAAGGCAAAAGGCTCTTCCCCGTTTCCGGGGAAGAGCCTTTTGCCTTTTGAGTATAATATTCTCTTATTTTTCTTCTTCAGGTGTTTTGTCTATTTTCTTGCTCATTAGACTATAAGCTATAGGAGAAGCAATAAATATAGACGACAGCGTACCAATGACAACACCCAGAATCATTGCAAACGCAAAGCTACGGATGGAGTCACCTCCCAGAATGAAGATACAAACCAATACAATTAATGTACTTAATGATGTATTGATAGTACGTGCTAAAGTAGTATTCAGAGAATCATTAAATAGCTGTTTATGATCGCGTTTCGGATATAAGCCGAAGAACTCGCGCACACGATCAAAAATAACCACTTTATCATTAATAGAATAACCGATAGCAGTCAAAATAGCTCCGATGAAGGTTTGATCTATTTCCAGGGAGAATGGAACAAAGCCCCACAATAAAGAGTATGCACCGATAATCATAACAGTATCACTTGCCAATGCTACTACAGAACCCACACTATATGCAATGTTACGGAAACGAAGCAGAATGTACAAACCAATGGCAATTAATGAGAGAAGTACTGACCAGAATGCTGATACTTTAATGTCATCAGCTATACTAGGACCTACTTTTTGTGAACTAATGATACTACCACCTGCATGGTTATCACGATCGGTAAAGGCGTGTAGTGTAATGTTGTTGGCCAACATAGGTTTTAATGCGGTATACAAATAAGCTTCTATTTCTGAGTCAACGGAATTAGAACTGTCTTCGATGCGATAATTCGTACTGATACGAACGGTTTTCTTGTCGGCTCCAACTGCAATGACACTGACATTGGCATCTTTAAATTTGCTGGCAATCAGGTTGCGTACCTGCTCGGGCTCAACTTGTTTATCAAATTGAACTTTAAAGTTACGTCCGCCCGTAAAATCAATACTCTGGCTTAAACCCCGGATAGCAAAAGAACCGACGCATACTATGATGATTGCACTTGTTATGAGGAGTGCTTTCTTATTAGACCCCATGAAATTGAAATGAGTGTCAACAAGTAAGTTCTTTGATATTTTTGAAGTAAAAGTAAGTTTGGTTAATTTCTCTTTTCCCAAATAGTATTCATAAACCAAACGGGTCATAAA containing:
- a CDS encoding 2-oxoacid:ferredoxin oxidoreductase subunit beta is translated as MSELEFTSKDFKSDQYVRWCPGCGDHALLNSLHKAMAELGIAPHNIAVISGIGCSSRLPYYMNTYGFHTIHGRAAAIATGVKVANPELSVWQISGDGDALAIGGNHFIHVLRRNVNINIVLLNNRIYGLTKGQYSPTSPRGFVSKSSPYGTIEDPFRPVELTFGARGRFFGRCVDVDGASSIEVLVASAKHKGASVVEVLQNCVIFNDHSQASVATKADRAKNAIYLKQGQPMIFGENSEYGLMQEGFGLKVVKLGENDISEKDLLVHDAHCEDDTLHLKLALMEGPDFPVALGIIRDVEGPCYDECIHAQIEEVRSKKKDHTLEELLMKGEIWEVK
- a CDS encoding 2-oxoacid:acceptor oxidoreductase subunit alpha is translated as MADEMMVKNLERVVVRFSGDSGDGMQLAGNIFSNLSAVLGNDISTFPDYPAEIRAPQGTLSGVSGFQVHIGAKKVFTSGDKCDVLVAMNPAALKTNVRFITPQSIIIIDTDSFTKKDLEKALYSTEDPFKELNIHNQVIDAPISSMCKESLKDSGLDNKEAIRCKNMFALGLVCWLFNRPLEHAMHMLQNKFSKKPTIAEANIKVLTDGYNYGHNTHASVSTYRIESKNTKEKGFYTDVNGNLATSYGLVAAAEKAGIPLFLGSYPITPATDILHNLSKLKELGVITVQCEDEISGCCSAIGASFTGCLGVTSTSGPGLCLKSEAINLAVIAELPLVVIDVQRGGPSTGMPTKSEQTDLMQAMYGRNGESPLVVIAATSPTNCFDSAFMAAKIALEHMTPVILLTDGYIANGSAAWKIPSMKDYPSINPPYVTPEMQEDWKPYKRDLESLVRYWAIPGTEGFQHRLGGLEKDYDTSAISTDSDNHQKMTLTRQAKIDYIATCIPKLEVQGDKEDAELLIVGWGGTFGHLYSALEIMQSQGKKVALAHFQFINPLPQNTAEVLRKYKKIVVAEQNMGQFATILRSKVPGLTINQFNRVKGQPFNVLRLVEEFTKIMEEK
- the upp gene encoding uracil phosphoribosyltransferase produces the protein MKIINFGETNSILNQYVAEIRSVEVQKDRLRFRRNIERIGEVMAYEISKSFAYSVKEVKTPLGIAPVSTPDNKLVISTILRAGLPFHQGFLSYFDDAENAFVSAYRKYKDTLKFDIHIEYIASPRIDGKTLIITDPMLATGGSMELSYQAMLTKGHPAEIHVVSVIASRQAVDHIASVFPEDKTTIWCAAIDPEINEHSYIVPGLGDAGDLAYGEKE